Proteins from one Nitrosopumilus sp. genomic window:
- a CDS encoding DsbA family protein: MVYEGKYWECHNTLYTNQKGIQEGWASMDNLKKFAIDVGLDANLFNKCLDSGTYSDRVYNNKQIEISQGVEGIPVFILVGSDGTTQRIDGPQSSSIFADVIDSMLKKAMAEPVKNNTMKDVSATGMLSDGTKVSVWTSMPTAGEAMEISIEFEDAEHVNHDIM; the protein is encoded by the coding sequence ATGGTCTATGAAGGTAAGTATTGGGAGTGTCACAATACTCTTTACACTAATCAAAAAGGAATCCAAGAAGGATGGGCAAGTATGGATAACTTAAAGAAATTTGCAATAGATGTTGGGCTTGATGCAAATTTATTTAATAAATGTCTGGACTCTGGAACATATTCTGATAGAGTATATAACAATAAACAAATCGAAATTTCTCAAGGAGTGGAAGGAATCCCTGTATTCATTTTAGTTGGTTCTGATGGAACTACTCAGAGAATAGATGGTCCACAATCGTCTTCCATTTTTGCAGATGTGATTGATTCAATGTTAAAAAAAGCAATGGCTGAACCCGTAAAAAACAATACTATGAAAGATGTATCTGCTACCGGAATGTTATCAGATGGCACAAAAGTTTCAGTTTGGACTTCAATGCCAACTGCAGGAGAAGCAATGGAGATTTCTATTGAATTTGAGGATGCAGAACATGTTAACCACGATATAATG